One genomic region from Daphnia magna isolate NIES linkage group LG10, ASM2063170v1.1, whole genome shotgun sequence encodes:
- the LOC116932426 gene encoding uncharacterized protein LOC116932426, with amino-acid sequence MSFDNRPETIFPDPPPRPLNRSTPFDNPPGATLPNPPPRSADYSGSSGFNWLSTMLPRIEITLFNGDPRLWRSFSRSFKELVHEVLPSDAQRIVALKNMLTPDVRQRFETMLRNPNSYKRVLNELHSRYGDPYLIERAYLHSLQRIRNCRDGDGHALRDLAAQIHDVTSGLQDENASDIFSGPALELFTDKLPSDLRS; translated from the coding sequence ATGTCGTTTGACAACCGTCCCGAGACCATCTTTCCGGATCCGCCACCGCGACCATTAAACCGCTCAACACCGTTCGACAACCCTCCCGGGGCCACTTTACCAAATCCACCACCACGGTCAGCAGACTATTCCGGCAGTAGCGGGTTCAACTGGTTATCAACCATGCTACCCAGGATCGAGATAACGCTCTTTAACGGAGACCCGCGTCTGTGGCGCTCTTTTTCAAGATCCTTTAAAGAGCTCGTTCACGAAGTTttgccgtctgacgcccagcgAATCGTAGCGCTAAAAAACATGTTGACACCAGACGTGCGACAAAGATTCGAGACTATGCTGAGAAACCCCAACAGCTACAAAAGAGTCCTTAACGAGCTGCATAGCCGATATGGAGATCCGTACCTGATTGAACGGGCCTACCTGCACAGCCTACAACGTATTAGGAACTGCAGAGACGGCGACGGGCACGCACTGCGCGACTTGGCCGCCCAAATACACGACGTTACCTCCGGGCTTCAGGACGAGAATGCGTCCGACATCTTCTCTGGTCCCGCTCTTGAGTTATTCACCGACAAGCTACCCAGCGATCTCAGAAGTTAA
- the LOC123476939 gene encoding uncharacterized protein LOC123476939: MYSDNAQTLRCVSKHLKVLRSDPAIHDLLAMRKTEWIFSASLAPWWGGFWERMVRTMKDLLRRSNGRACLEYDELEVSLIETESVVNARPLTYVAEGSNDPLPITPKQFLNNRCSNCTPPEPAENLIAPDATNLKLLEMDRQRREYVSDICERFVTDYFLQIDKFHCKGGSGRKIRVGEVVIIHDDNTKRLMWTIGVVKKLITSRDGLIRMVMVKTPNGNLINHAIQSLHPLELREDQADDVKISPTPELELQPEEATPPMAAADPVEQEEPWTTGSGGVPKPGNEILGMAKCLMNQDFTYPPHWKLKAYKGQGAPCYYNPQRSYQILVHLDKESHPPIPWKPTKAKAHSDT, translated from the exons ATGTATTCGGACAATGCCCAAACATTAAGATGCGTCTCGAAACATTTAAAAGTCTTAAGATCCGACCCAGCGATCCACGACCTTCTGGCAATGCGGAAAACCGAATGGATTTTCTCGGCCAGCCTGGCCCCGTGGTGGGGAGGGTTCTGGGAGCGCATGGTGCGGACGATGAAGGATTTGTTGAGGCGCTCCAATGGTCGTGCATGTTTGGAATACGACGAGCTAGAGGTTAGTCTCATTGAAACCGAGAGCGTGGTGAATGCACGGCCACTCACCTACGTGGCAGAAGGGAGCAACGACCCGCTCCCCATCACCCCGAAAcagtttctcaacaataggTGTTCGAACTGCACTCCGCCGGAGCCAGCCGAAAACCTCATAGCTCCCGACgcaaccaatttgaaactgctggaaatGGATCGTCAACGTAGGGAGTATGTCAGCGATATCTGTGAACGATTTGTGACGGACTACTTTCTCCAAATCGACAAATTCCACTGTAAAGGAGGATCCGGCCGCAAGATCAGGGTAGGAgaagttgtcatcattcacgatGACAACACCAAGCGCCTTATGTGGACGATAGGAGTAGTGAAGAAGCTAATCACTAGCAGAGACGGGTTGATCCGTATGGTTATGGTCAAGACGCCGAACGGGAACCTTATCAACCACGCCATTCAATCGTTACACCCCTTAGAGCTACGTGAGGATCAGGCGGACGACGTCAAAATTTCACCTACGCCAGAGCTGGAATTGCAACCAGAAGAAGCAACTCCACCCATGGCCGCCGCAGATCCAGTCGAGCAGGAAGAGCCGTGGACCACGGGCTCTGGTGGG gtgccgaaacccgggaacGAAATACTAGGCATGGCTAAATGTCTCATGAATCAAGATTTTACATACCCACCTCAT TGGAAATTGAAAGCCTACAAAGGCCAAGGTGCACCCTGCTATTACAACCCGCAGAGGTCCTATCAAATATTAGTTCATTTGGACAAAGAAAGTCACCCACCGATTCCCTGGAAGCCTACAAAGGCCAAAGCTCACTCTGACACTTGA